One segment of Enterobacter ludwigii DNA contains the following:
- the yacL gene encoding protein YacL codes for MDYEFLRDITGVVKVRMSMGHEAVGHWFNEEVKENLALLDEVEQAANTVKGSERSWQRAGHEYTLWMDGEEVMVRANQLEFSGDEMEEGMSYYDEESLSLCGVEDFLQVVTAYRAFMKQK; via the coding sequence ATGGATTACGAATTTCTGCGCGACATCACCGGAGTGGTGAAAGTGCGTATGTCGATGGGCCACGAAGCTGTTGGACACTGGTTCAACGAAGAGGTGAAAGAGAATCTCGCCCTTCTGGACGAAGTTGAACAGGCGGCAAATACGGTGAAAGGCAGTGAACGCTCCTGGCAACGTGCCGGGCACGAATACACGCTGTGGATGGATGGCGAAGAGGTGATGGTGCGTGCCAACCAGCTTGAATTCTCCGGTGATGAGATGGAAGAGGGGATGAGCTACTACGATGAAGAGAGTCTGTCGCTGTGCGGCGTAGAAGACTTTTTACAAGTCGTAACGGCGTACCGGGCGTTCATGAAACAGAAATAG
- the speD gene encoding adenosylmethionine decarboxylase: MKKLKLHGFNNLTKSLSFCIYDICYAKTAEERDGYIAYIDELYNANRLTEILSETCSIIGANILNIARQDYEPQGASVTILVSEEPVDPQLIDKTEHPGPLPEVVVAHLDKSHICVHTYPESHPEGGLCTFRADIEVSTCGVISPLNALNYLIHQLESDIVTIDYRVRGFTRDINGMKHFIDHEINSIQNFMSDDMKSLYDMMDVNVYQENIFHTKMLLKEFDLKHYMFHTRPEDLSEEERKAITDLLWKEMREIYYGRNIPTV, from the coding sequence TTGAAAAAGCTTAAACTGCATGGCTTTAACAACCTGACCAAAAGCCTGAGTTTTTGTATTTACGATATCTGCTATGCCAAAACAGCGGAAGAACGCGATGGTTACATCGCCTATATCGATGAACTCTACAATGCCAACCGTCTGACCGAGATCCTGTCAGAAACCTGTTCGATTATCGGCGCGAATATCCTGAATATCGCCCGTCAGGATTATGAACCTCAGGGTGCCAGCGTCACGATTCTGGTCAGCGAAGAGCCGGTCGACCCTCAACTTATCGATAAAACAGAACATCCGGGCCCGCTGCCGGAAGTGGTCGTCGCCCATCTCGATAAAAGCCACATTTGCGTGCACACCTACCCGGAAAGCCATCCTGAAGGCGGTCTGTGTACTTTCCGTGCCGATATCGAAGTGTCGACCTGCGGCGTGATCTCCCCGCTGAACGCGCTGAACTATTTAATCCACCAGCTGGAATCCGATATCGTGACGATTGATTATCGCGTGCGAGGCTTTACCCGTGACATTAACGGCATGAAGCACTTTATCGATCACGAGATCAATTCCATTCAGAACTTTATGTCCGACGACATGAAGTCGCTGTATGACATGATGGATGTGAACGTGTATCAGGAAAATATCTTCCATACCAAGATGTTACTTAAGGAGTTCGACCTTAAGCACTACATGTTCCATACCCGACCAGAAGATTTAAGCGAAGAAGAGCGCAAGGCCATTACTGACCTGCTCTGGAAAGAGATGCGCGAAATCTACTACGGCCGCAATATTCCGACCGTGTAA
- the speE gene encoding polyamine aminopropyltransferase: MADHTLWHETLHDQFGQYFAVDNVLYHEKTDHQDLIIFENAAFGRVMALDGVVQTTERDEFIYHEMMTHVPLLAHGHAKHVLIIGGGDGAMLREVSRHQSIETITMVEIDAGVVSFCRQYLPNHNAGSYDDPRFSLVIDDGVNFVNQTTQTFDVIISDCTDPIGPGASLFTSDFYEGCKRCLKPGGIFVAQNGVCFLQQDEALDSHRKLSTYFGDVSFYQAAIPTYYGGIMTFAWATDNDVLRHLSTEIIQARFHQAGLTCRYYNPAVHTAAFALPQYLQDALSTKGVS, from the coding sequence ATGGCCGACCACACGTTGTGGCATGAAACACTGCATGACCAGTTTGGTCAGTACTTTGCCGTTGATAACGTGCTCTATCATGAGAAAACCGATCACCAGGATCTGATCATCTTCGAGAATGCCGCCTTTGGCCGCGTGATGGCGCTGGACGGTGTCGTGCAAACGACCGAGCGTGACGAGTTTATCTATCATGAGATGATGACCCACGTTCCGCTGCTGGCACACGGGCATGCGAAGCATGTTCTGATTATCGGTGGTGGTGATGGCGCAATGCTGCGTGAAGTCTCCCGCCATCAATCCATCGAAACCATTACGATGGTGGAAATTGATGCCGGCGTGGTCTCTTTCTGTCGTCAGTACCTGCCGAACCATAACGCCGGTAGCTATGACGATCCGCGCTTCAGTCTGGTCATTGATGATGGGGTTAACTTCGTTAATCAGACGACCCAGACCTTCGACGTTATTATCTCCGACTGTACCGACCCGATCGGTCCCGGCGCGTCGCTGTTTACCTCCGATTTCTACGAAGGCTGCAAGCGCTGCCTGAAGCCGGGCGGGATTTTCGTGGCACAAAACGGCGTCTGCTTCCTGCAGCAGGATGAAGCCCTCGACAGCCATCGCAAGCTGAGCACCTATTTTGGCGATGTCAGCTTCTATCAGGCCGCTATTCCGACGTACTACGGCGGGATCATGACCTTTGCCTGGGCGACAGATAACGACGTACTGCGCCATCTTTCCACCGAAATTATTCAGGCCCGCTTCCACCAGGCCGGTCTTACGTGCCGTTACTACAATCCGGCAGTTCATACCGCAGCGTTTGCCTTACCGCAGTACCTGCAAGACGCATTATCCACTAAGGGGGTGAGCTAA
- a CDS encoding YacC family pilotin-like protein has translation MKTFFRTILFGSLMAMCANSYALSENEAEDMADLTAVFVFLKNDCGYQNLPNGQIRRALVFFAQQNQWDLSNYDSFDMKALGEDSYRDLSGIGIPTAKKCKALARDSLSLLAYVK, from the coding sequence ATGAAGACGTTTTTCAGAACAATTTTGTTCGGTAGCCTGATGGCGATGTGTGCGAACAGTTACGCGCTGAGTGAAAATGAAGCGGAAGATATGGCCGATCTGACGGCAGTTTTTGTCTTTCTGAAAAACGATTGTGGTTACCAGAATTTGCCCAACGGGCAGATTCGTCGCGCACTGGTCTTTTTTGCCCAGCAAAACCAATGGGATCTCAGCAACTACGATAGCTTCGACATGAAGGCGCTCGGCGAAGACAGCTACCGCGATTTAAGCGGTATTGGTATCCCTACCGCCAAAAAATGCAAAGCGCTGGCTCGCGATTCACTCAGCCTGCTCGCCTACGTGAAATAA
- the cueO gene encoding multicopper oxidase CueO translates to MQRRDFLKYSVALGVASALPLWSRAAFAADRPALPIPDLLTADARSRIQLVVQSGKTTFGAHSATTWGYNGNLLGPALQLRKGKAVTVDIHNTLAEETTLHWHGLEVPGEVDGGPQGIIKPGGKRSVTFTPDQRAATCWFHPHQHGKTGHQVAMGLAGLVLIEDDESRLLRLPKQWGIDDVPVIVQDKKFTADGQIDYQLDVMSAAVGWFGDTLLTNGAIYPQHAAPKGWLRLRLLNGCNARSLNFATSDKRPLYVVASDGGLLPEPVKVDALPMLMGERFEVLVDISDGKPFDLVTLPVSQMGMAVAPFDKPHPVLQIQPLQVTASGMLPDTLTTLPALPSLEGLTQRKLQLSMNPMLDMMGMQALMAKYGNQAMAGMHHGEMMGHMNMDHGKMGGMGHGGHDFDFHNANMINGKAFDMNTPMFAAAKGQFERWVISGEGDMMLHPFHIHGTQFRILSENGNVPQAHRAGWKDTVRVEGGVSEVLVKFDHEAPKAFAYMAHCHLLEHEDTGMMLGFTV, encoded by the coding sequence ATGCAACGCCGTGATTTTTTAAAATATTCCGTTGCGCTTGGCGTAGCCAGCGCTTTACCGCTGTGGAGCCGCGCGGCTTTTGCGGCCGACAGACCTGCCTTACCGATCCCTGATTTACTCACCGCAGATGCCCGAAGCCGCATCCAGCTTGTTGTCCAGTCCGGTAAAACGACCTTTGGCGCACACAGTGCGACAACGTGGGGTTATAACGGCAATCTTCTCGGCCCGGCACTTCAGTTACGTAAAGGGAAAGCGGTGACGGTGGATATCCATAACACGCTGGCTGAGGAGACCACGTTGCACTGGCACGGACTGGAAGTGCCGGGCGAGGTGGATGGGGGGCCGCAGGGCATCATAAAACCGGGCGGTAAGCGAAGCGTGACCTTTACCCCGGACCAGCGCGCCGCGACCTGCTGGTTCCACCCCCATCAGCATGGCAAAACGGGCCATCAGGTGGCGATGGGGCTGGCGGGACTGGTGCTGATTGAAGATGACGAAAGCCGTTTGCTGCGCCTGCCCAAACAGTGGGGCATCGACGATGTGCCGGTCATTGTGCAAGACAAAAAATTCACCGCTGACGGGCAAATTGATTACCAGCTGGACGTCATGAGCGCGGCGGTAGGCTGGTTTGGCGACACCCTGCTGACCAACGGTGCCATTTACCCGCAGCATGCGGCACCGAAAGGCTGGCTGCGCTTACGCCTGCTCAACGGCTGCAACGCCCGCTCACTGAATTTCGCCACCAGCGATAAACGCCCTCTGTACGTGGTCGCAAGCGACGGGGGGCTGCTGCCTGAACCGGTGAAGGTGGATGCGCTACCGATGCTGATGGGGGAGCGTTTTGAGGTGCTGGTGGATATCAGCGACGGCAAACCGTTTGACCTGGTCACGCTACCGGTCAGTCAGATGGGAATGGCGGTTGCACCCTTTGATAAGCCGCACCCGGTGCTGCAGATCCAGCCGCTGCAGGTCACGGCCTCGGGCATGCTGCCGGATACCCTGACCACGCTCCCGGCGCTACCTTCTCTCGAGGGCCTGACCCAACGCAAGCTGCAACTGTCCATGAACCCGATGCTCGATATGATGGGCATGCAGGCACTGATGGCGAAATATGGCAATCAGGCGATGGCGGGTATGCACCACGGAGAGATGATGGGCCATATGAATATGGACCACGGTAAAATGGGCGGCATGGGGCACGGTGGCCATGATTTCGATTTCCACAATGCCAACATGATCAATGGCAAAGCGTTCGACATGAACACGCCAATGTTTGCTGCCGCAAAAGGGCAGTTTGAACGCTGGGTGATTTCAGGCGAAGGCGACATGATGCTGCATCCGTTCCATATTCACGGCACCCAGTTCCGCATCCTTTCTGAAAACGGTAACGTGCCACAGGCGCATCGCGCGGGATGGAAAGACACCGTCAGGGTTGAAGGTGGCGTCAGTGAGGTGCTGGTGAAATTTGACCACGAGGCACCGAAGGCGTTTGCCTATATGGCGCACTGCCATCTGCTGGAGCATGAAGATACGGGCATGATGCTGGGGTTCACGGTTTAA